The Phalacrocorax carbo chromosome 28, bPhaCar2.1, whole genome shotgun sequence genome has a window encoding:
- the ADAM15 gene encoding disintegrin and metalloproteinase domain-containing protein 15 isoform X3, which yields MGPRALRVLLAAGLLLAAGPGAGDSSWQRHAELGHSWHVTPWVLRHNQMLSLAEATQGGFPAWLKVLLELEGMRLVLELEQNWELVLGTGALLYYLPNGTRVTQEASEQEHCCYQGTVQGFPGSWASLCACAGLSGHLWLSETRSYGLEPDASSASGQHIAYRPWEVRLAPRACGQGPPDPPRAEAEKTEPPWPQRGKRAVAEQRFVELVMVVDHAAFQNYPDLQRVRTRTLEIANQVDAFFQPLGVRVALLAVEVWSEGDRFMVGGSARVALERFLRWRREELLPRLPHDNAQLLTGAHFDDVSVGMSAQASMCSPARSGGISMDHSVSVLVVASTVAHQLGHNLGMRHDSARHFCDCSDLRQDRGCIMASPTGLTPGLSFSNCSRQDLERSLQQGRGWCLSNVPEPRRLAGSPRCGNHFLEPGESCDCGLSVECTDPCCNSSTCQLVPGAECAMGDTCCQDCQLHRAGHLCREPVGECDLPEFCDGVSPRCPPDTFLQDGQPCAGGRAVCYGGACTSYEGQCQQLLGPGASPVSSSCMASLNAKGDEHGHCGQLPNGSYIACAQRDAGCGMLQCQRGTAQRGAGSCQGTLLPGDEDVSDAAMVLSGTACGPRKVCIQRRCQDVSVLGDPQCRSKCHGHGVCNNHGHCHCEQGWAPPTCESPGAGGSQDSGPATLERGGSALPTALLLSALLALALALGLCCARRAGLHKHLCQLGKGTSCQYSAETQVRFLGPEGPDSWSGISQPEPQSGSQAPPKRPRPPQWHQATELQVMHSNKAPPSDRPPPPTRPLPADPVVPGTQSPGLAKPPPPQRPLPSAPPAPSLPPSETPPGHPYVMVIPSRPAPPPPPAGAQREA from the exons GTGACAGCTCGTGGCAGCGCCATGCAGAATTGGGACACTCCTGGCACGTAACCCCGTGGGTCCTGCGGCACAACCAGATGCTCAGCCTGGCAGAGGCGACCCAG GGGGGGTTCCCCGCCTGGCTGAAGgtcctgctggagctggaggggatgaggctggtgctggagctggagcaaaACTG GGAGCTGGTGCTGGGCACCGGGGCGCTGCTGTACTACCTGCCCAACGGCACACGCGTGACACAGGAGGCCAGCGAGCAG gagcactgcTGCTACCAGGGGACAGTGCAGGGCTTCCCCGGCTCCTGGGCCAGCCTCTGCGCCTGCGCCGGACTCAG cgGCCACCTCTGGCTGTCAGAGACCAGGAGCTACGGGCTGGAGCCTGACGCCAGCAGCGCCTCAGGGCAGCACATTGCGTACCGGCCGTGGGAGGTCCGGCTGGCGCCACGggcctgcgggcagggccccccagaccctccccgggcagaggcagagaagacagagccCCCCTGGCCACAGAGG ggcAAGCGGGCGGTGGCGGAGCAGCGGTTTGTGGAGTTGGTGATGGTGGTGGACCACGCTGCG TTCCAGAATTACCCTGACCTGCAACGCGTCCGCACCCGGACCCTGGAAATCGCCAACCAGGTGGACGCG TTCTTCCAGCCGCTGGGAGTGCGGGTGGCCTTGCTGGCAGTGGAGGTCTGGAGCGAGGGCGACAGGTTCATGGTGGGCGGCAGCGCCCGGGTTGCGCTGGAGCGGTTCCTGCGCTGGCGCcgggaggagctgctgccccggctgccccacgaCAATGCCCAGCTCCTCAC AGGCGCCCACTTTGACGACGTCTCAGTGGGGATGTCGGCTCAAGCCTCCATGTGTTCCCCTGCGCGCTCCGGTGGGATCAGCATG GACCACTCGGTCAGCGTCCTTGTCGTCGCATCCACTGTAGCCCATCAGCTGGGGCACAACCTGGGTATGCGCCACGACAGCGCCAGGCACttctgtgactgcagtgacCTCCGGCAAGACCGTGGCTGCATCATGGCATCACCCACAGG GCTGACGCCCGGCTTGAGCTTCAGCAACTGCAGCCGACAGGACCTGGAAcgcagcctgcagcagggacgGGGCTGGTGCCTCTCCAATGTTCCCGAGCCCCGGCGCCTGGCTGGGAGCCCCCGCTGCGGGAACCACTTCCTGGAGCCAGGCGAGAGCTGCGACTGCGGCCTCAGTGTG GAGTGCACTGATCcctgctgcaacagcagcacctGCCAGCTGGTGCCCGGTGCCGAGTGCGCCATGGGAGACACGTGCTGCCAGGACTGCCAG ctgcaccGCGCTGGACACCTGTGCCGGGAGCCTGTGGGCGAGTGCGACCTGCCGGAGTTCTGCGATGGGGTCTCGCCGCGCTGCCCACCGGACACCTTCCTGCAGGACGGGCAGCCATGtgccggcgggcgggcggtcTGCTATGGCGGCGCCTGCACCTCCTACGAGGGgcagtgccagcagctgctggggccag GTGCCAGCCCCGTCTCCAGCTCCTGCATGGCCTCCCTGAACGCGAAAGGGGATGAACACGGACACTGCGGGCAGCTCCCCAATGGCTCCTACATTGCCTGCGCCCAACG ggatgctggctgTGGGATGCTGCAGTGCCAGCGTGGTACCGCCCAGCGGGGTGCAGGATCCTGCCAGGGGACCCTCCTGCCTGGGGACGAGGACGTGAGCGATGCAGCCATGGTGCTGTCCGGCACCGCCTGTGGTCCCAGGAAG GTGTGCATCCAGCGCCGGTGCCAGGATGTCTCTGTGCTGGGTGACCCGCAGTGCCGGAGCAAGTGCCACGGGCATGGG GTGTGCAACAACCACGGGCACTGCCATTGCGAGCAGGGCTGGGCCCCCCCAACCTGTGAGAGCCCCGGTGCGGGGGGCAGCCAGGACAGCGGCCCTGCCACCCTGGAGCGAG GGGGGAGCGCCCTGCCCACCGCCCTGCTGCTGAGCGCGCTGCTGGCGCTGGCCCTGgcgctggggctctgctgcgcccgccgcgccgggctGCACAAGCACCTCTGCCAGCTCGGCAAGGGGACCTCCTGCCAGTACAG CGCTGAGACCCAGGTCCGATTCCTGGGTCCAGAAGGCCCAGACAGCTGGAGCGG gaTCTCACAGCCGGAGCCCCAGTCGGGCAGCCAGGCCCCCCCCAAGCGCCCCCGACCACCGCAGTGGCATCAGGCCACGGAGCTGCAGGTCATGCACAGCAACAAG GCCCCCCCCTCGGACAGGCCGCCCCCCCCCACACGCCCGCTGCCCGCGGACCCCGTGGTGCCAGGCACTCAG TCCCCAGGTCTGGCCAAGCCCCCCCCACCTCAGCGACCGctgccctcagcccccccagcaccttCACTCCCCCCCAGTGAGACACCCCCTGGTCACCCCTACGTCATGGTGATTCCCTCCAG ACCGGCacctccgccgccgcccgcgggcgCCCAGCGGGAGGCCTGA
- the ADAM15 gene encoding disintegrin and metalloproteinase domain-containing protein 15 isoform X4, which produces MGPRALRVLLAAGLLLAAGPGAGDSSWQRHAELGHSWHVTPWVLRHNQMLSLAEATQGGFPAWLKVLLELEGMRLVLELEQNWELVLGTGALLYYLPNGTRVTQEASEQEHCCYQGTVQGFPGSWASLCACAGLSGHLWLSETRSYGLEPDASSASGQHIAYRPWEVRLAPRACGQGPPDPPRAEAEKTEPPWPQRGKRAVAEQRFVELVMVVDHAAFQNYPDLQRVRTRTLEIANQVDAFFQPLGVRVALLAVEVWSEGDRFMVGGSARVALERFLRWRREELLPRLPHDNAQLLTGAHFDDVSVGMSAQASMCSPARSGGISMDHSVSVLVVASTVAHQLGHNLGMRHDSARHFCDCSDLRQDRGCIMASPTGLTPGLSFSNCSRQDLERSLQQGRGWCLSNVPEPRRLAGSPRCGNHFLEPGESCDCGLSVECTDPCCNSSTCQLVPGAECAMGDTCCQDCQLHRAGHLCREPVGECDLPEFCDGVSPRCPPDTFLQDGQPCAGGRAVCYGGACTSYEGQCQQLLGPGASPVSSSCMASLNAKGDEHGHCGQLPNGSYIACAQRDAGCGMLQCQRGTAQRGAGSCQGTLLPGDEDVSDAAMVLSGTACGPRKVCIQRRCQDVSVLGDPQCRSKCHGHGVCNNHGHCHCEQGWAPPTCESPGAGGSQDSGPATLERGGSALPTALLLSALLALALALGLCCARRAGLHKHLCQLGKGTSCQYSAETQVRFLGPEGPDSWSGISQPEPQSGSQAPPKRPRPPQWHQATELQVMHSNKPAALGSARPDPPSRPLPPDPPPKSPGLAKPPPPQRPLPSAPPAPSLPPSETPPGHPYVMVIPSRPAPPPPPAGAQREA; this is translated from the exons GTGACAGCTCGTGGCAGCGCCATGCAGAATTGGGACACTCCTGGCACGTAACCCCGTGGGTCCTGCGGCACAACCAGATGCTCAGCCTGGCAGAGGCGACCCAG GGGGGGTTCCCCGCCTGGCTGAAGgtcctgctggagctggaggggatgaggctggtgctggagctggagcaaaACTG GGAGCTGGTGCTGGGCACCGGGGCGCTGCTGTACTACCTGCCCAACGGCACACGCGTGACACAGGAGGCCAGCGAGCAG gagcactgcTGCTACCAGGGGACAGTGCAGGGCTTCCCCGGCTCCTGGGCCAGCCTCTGCGCCTGCGCCGGACTCAG cgGCCACCTCTGGCTGTCAGAGACCAGGAGCTACGGGCTGGAGCCTGACGCCAGCAGCGCCTCAGGGCAGCACATTGCGTACCGGCCGTGGGAGGTCCGGCTGGCGCCACGggcctgcgggcagggccccccagaccctccccgggcagaggcagagaagacagagccCCCCTGGCCACAGAGG ggcAAGCGGGCGGTGGCGGAGCAGCGGTTTGTGGAGTTGGTGATGGTGGTGGACCACGCTGCG TTCCAGAATTACCCTGACCTGCAACGCGTCCGCACCCGGACCCTGGAAATCGCCAACCAGGTGGACGCG TTCTTCCAGCCGCTGGGAGTGCGGGTGGCCTTGCTGGCAGTGGAGGTCTGGAGCGAGGGCGACAGGTTCATGGTGGGCGGCAGCGCCCGGGTTGCGCTGGAGCGGTTCCTGCGCTGGCGCcgggaggagctgctgccccggctgccccacgaCAATGCCCAGCTCCTCAC AGGCGCCCACTTTGACGACGTCTCAGTGGGGATGTCGGCTCAAGCCTCCATGTGTTCCCCTGCGCGCTCCGGTGGGATCAGCATG GACCACTCGGTCAGCGTCCTTGTCGTCGCATCCACTGTAGCCCATCAGCTGGGGCACAACCTGGGTATGCGCCACGACAGCGCCAGGCACttctgtgactgcagtgacCTCCGGCAAGACCGTGGCTGCATCATGGCATCACCCACAGG GCTGACGCCCGGCTTGAGCTTCAGCAACTGCAGCCGACAGGACCTGGAAcgcagcctgcagcagggacgGGGCTGGTGCCTCTCCAATGTTCCCGAGCCCCGGCGCCTGGCTGGGAGCCCCCGCTGCGGGAACCACTTCCTGGAGCCAGGCGAGAGCTGCGACTGCGGCCTCAGTGTG GAGTGCACTGATCcctgctgcaacagcagcacctGCCAGCTGGTGCCCGGTGCCGAGTGCGCCATGGGAGACACGTGCTGCCAGGACTGCCAG ctgcaccGCGCTGGACACCTGTGCCGGGAGCCTGTGGGCGAGTGCGACCTGCCGGAGTTCTGCGATGGGGTCTCGCCGCGCTGCCCACCGGACACCTTCCTGCAGGACGGGCAGCCATGtgccggcgggcgggcggtcTGCTATGGCGGCGCCTGCACCTCCTACGAGGGgcagtgccagcagctgctggggccag GTGCCAGCCCCGTCTCCAGCTCCTGCATGGCCTCCCTGAACGCGAAAGGGGATGAACACGGACACTGCGGGCAGCTCCCCAATGGCTCCTACATTGCCTGCGCCCAACG ggatgctggctgTGGGATGCTGCAGTGCCAGCGTGGTACCGCCCAGCGGGGTGCAGGATCCTGCCAGGGGACCCTCCTGCCTGGGGACGAGGACGTGAGCGATGCAGCCATGGTGCTGTCCGGCACCGCCTGTGGTCCCAGGAAG GTGTGCATCCAGCGCCGGTGCCAGGATGTCTCTGTGCTGGGTGACCCGCAGTGCCGGAGCAAGTGCCACGGGCATGGG GTGTGCAACAACCACGGGCACTGCCATTGCGAGCAGGGCTGGGCCCCCCCAACCTGTGAGAGCCCCGGTGCGGGGGGCAGCCAGGACAGCGGCCCTGCCACCCTGGAGCGAG GGGGGAGCGCCCTGCCCACCGCCCTGCTGCTGAGCGCGCTGCTGGCGCTGGCCCTGgcgctggggctctgctgcgcccgccgcgccgggctGCACAAGCACCTCTGCCAGCTCGGCAAGGGGACCTCCTGCCAGTACAG CGCTGAGACCCAGGTCCGATTCCTGGGTCCAGAAGGCCCAGACAGCTGGAGCGG gaTCTCACAGCCGGAGCCCCAGTCGGGCAGCCAGGCCCCCCCCAAGCGCCCCCGACCACCGCAGTGGCATCAGGCCACGGAGCTGCAGGTCATGCACAGCAACAAG CCGGCTGCcctcggctcggcccggcctgACCCGCCCTCCCGGCCTCTCCCGCCGGACCCTCCTCCCAAG TCCCCAGGTCTGGCCAAGCCCCCCCCACCTCAGCGACCGctgccctcagcccccccagcaccttCACTCCCCCCCAGTGAGACACCCCCTGGTCACCCCTACGTCATGGTGATTCCCTCCAG ACCGGCacctccgccgccgcccgcgggcgCCCAGCGGGAGGCCTGA
- the ADAM15 gene encoding disintegrin and metalloproteinase domain-containing protein 15 isoform X1, with translation MGPRALRVLLAAGLLLAAGPGAGDSSWQRHAELGHSWHVTPWVLRHNQMLSLAEATQGGFPAWLKVLLELEGMRLVLELEQNWELVLGTGALLYYLPNGTRVTQEASEQEHCCYQGTVQGFPGSWASLCACAGLSGHLWLSETRSYGLEPDASSASGQHIAYRPWEVRLAPRACGQGPPDPPRAEAEKTEPPWPQRGKRAVAEQRFVELVMVVDHAAFQNYPDLQRVRTRTLEIANQVDAFFQPLGVRVALLAVEVWSEGDRFMVGGSARVALERFLRWRREELLPRLPHDNAQLLTGAHFDDVSVGMSAQASMCSPARSGGISMDHSVSVLVVASTVAHQLGHNLGMRHDSARHFCDCSDLRQDRGCIMASPTGLTPGLSFSNCSRQDLERSLQQGRGWCLSNVPEPRRLAGSPRCGNHFLEPGESCDCGLSVECTDPCCNSSTCQLVPGAECAMGDTCCQDCQLHRAGHLCREPVGECDLPEFCDGVSPRCPPDTFLQDGQPCAGGRAVCYGGACTSYEGQCQQLLGPGASPVSSSCMASLNAKGDEHGHCGQLPNGSYIACAQRDAGCGMLQCQRGTAQRGAGSCQGTLLPGDEDVSDAAMVLSGTACGPRKVCIQRRCQDVSVLGDPQCRSKCHGHGVCNNHGHCHCEQGWAPPTCESPGAGGSQDSGPATLERGGSALPTALLLSALLALALALGLCCARRAGLHKHLCQLGKGTSCQYSAETQVRFLGPEGPDSWSGISQPEPQSGSQAPPKRPRPPQWHQATELQVMHSNKPAALGSARPDPPSRPLPPDPPPKAPPSDRPPPPTRPLPADPVVPGTQSPGLAKPPPPQRPLPSAPPAPSLPPSETPPGHPYVMVIPSRPAPPPPPAGAQREA, from the exons GTGACAGCTCGTGGCAGCGCCATGCAGAATTGGGACACTCCTGGCACGTAACCCCGTGGGTCCTGCGGCACAACCAGATGCTCAGCCTGGCAGAGGCGACCCAG GGGGGGTTCCCCGCCTGGCTGAAGgtcctgctggagctggaggggatgaggctggtgctggagctggagcaaaACTG GGAGCTGGTGCTGGGCACCGGGGCGCTGCTGTACTACCTGCCCAACGGCACACGCGTGACACAGGAGGCCAGCGAGCAG gagcactgcTGCTACCAGGGGACAGTGCAGGGCTTCCCCGGCTCCTGGGCCAGCCTCTGCGCCTGCGCCGGACTCAG cgGCCACCTCTGGCTGTCAGAGACCAGGAGCTACGGGCTGGAGCCTGACGCCAGCAGCGCCTCAGGGCAGCACATTGCGTACCGGCCGTGGGAGGTCCGGCTGGCGCCACGggcctgcgggcagggccccccagaccctccccgggcagaggcagagaagacagagccCCCCTGGCCACAGAGG ggcAAGCGGGCGGTGGCGGAGCAGCGGTTTGTGGAGTTGGTGATGGTGGTGGACCACGCTGCG TTCCAGAATTACCCTGACCTGCAACGCGTCCGCACCCGGACCCTGGAAATCGCCAACCAGGTGGACGCG TTCTTCCAGCCGCTGGGAGTGCGGGTGGCCTTGCTGGCAGTGGAGGTCTGGAGCGAGGGCGACAGGTTCATGGTGGGCGGCAGCGCCCGGGTTGCGCTGGAGCGGTTCCTGCGCTGGCGCcgggaggagctgctgccccggctgccccacgaCAATGCCCAGCTCCTCAC AGGCGCCCACTTTGACGACGTCTCAGTGGGGATGTCGGCTCAAGCCTCCATGTGTTCCCCTGCGCGCTCCGGTGGGATCAGCATG GACCACTCGGTCAGCGTCCTTGTCGTCGCATCCACTGTAGCCCATCAGCTGGGGCACAACCTGGGTATGCGCCACGACAGCGCCAGGCACttctgtgactgcagtgacCTCCGGCAAGACCGTGGCTGCATCATGGCATCACCCACAGG GCTGACGCCCGGCTTGAGCTTCAGCAACTGCAGCCGACAGGACCTGGAAcgcagcctgcagcagggacgGGGCTGGTGCCTCTCCAATGTTCCCGAGCCCCGGCGCCTGGCTGGGAGCCCCCGCTGCGGGAACCACTTCCTGGAGCCAGGCGAGAGCTGCGACTGCGGCCTCAGTGTG GAGTGCACTGATCcctgctgcaacagcagcacctGCCAGCTGGTGCCCGGTGCCGAGTGCGCCATGGGAGACACGTGCTGCCAGGACTGCCAG ctgcaccGCGCTGGACACCTGTGCCGGGAGCCTGTGGGCGAGTGCGACCTGCCGGAGTTCTGCGATGGGGTCTCGCCGCGCTGCCCACCGGACACCTTCCTGCAGGACGGGCAGCCATGtgccggcgggcgggcggtcTGCTATGGCGGCGCCTGCACCTCCTACGAGGGgcagtgccagcagctgctggggccag GTGCCAGCCCCGTCTCCAGCTCCTGCATGGCCTCCCTGAACGCGAAAGGGGATGAACACGGACACTGCGGGCAGCTCCCCAATGGCTCCTACATTGCCTGCGCCCAACG ggatgctggctgTGGGATGCTGCAGTGCCAGCGTGGTACCGCCCAGCGGGGTGCAGGATCCTGCCAGGGGACCCTCCTGCCTGGGGACGAGGACGTGAGCGATGCAGCCATGGTGCTGTCCGGCACCGCCTGTGGTCCCAGGAAG GTGTGCATCCAGCGCCGGTGCCAGGATGTCTCTGTGCTGGGTGACCCGCAGTGCCGGAGCAAGTGCCACGGGCATGGG GTGTGCAACAACCACGGGCACTGCCATTGCGAGCAGGGCTGGGCCCCCCCAACCTGTGAGAGCCCCGGTGCGGGGGGCAGCCAGGACAGCGGCCCTGCCACCCTGGAGCGAG GGGGGAGCGCCCTGCCCACCGCCCTGCTGCTGAGCGCGCTGCTGGCGCTGGCCCTGgcgctggggctctgctgcgcccgccgcgccgggctGCACAAGCACCTCTGCCAGCTCGGCAAGGGGACCTCCTGCCAGTACAG CGCTGAGACCCAGGTCCGATTCCTGGGTCCAGAAGGCCCAGACAGCTGGAGCGG gaTCTCACAGCCGGAGCCCCAGTCGGGCAGCCAGGCCCCCCCCAAGCGCCCCCGACCACCGCAGTGGCATCAGGCCACGGAGCTGCAGGTCATGCACAGCAACAAG CCGGCTGCcctcggctcggcccggcctgACCCGCCCTCCCGGCCTCTCCCGCCGGACCCTCCTCCCAAG GCCCCCCCCTCGGACAGGCCGCCCCCCCCCACACGCCCGCTGCCCGCGGACCCCGTGGTGCCAGGCACTCAG TCCCCAGGTCTGGCCAAGCCCCCCCCACCTCAGCGACCGctgccctcagcccccccagcaccttCACTCCCCCCCAGTGAGACACCCCCTGGTCACCCCTACGTCATGGTGATTCCCTCCAG ACCGGCacctccgccgccgcccgcgggcgCCCAGCGGGAGGCCTGA